The following coding sequences are from one Aliarcobacter skirrowii CCUG 10374 window:
- a CDS encoding putative nucleotidyltransferase substrate binding domain-containing protein — MKDFLDLAIFIDSYAVAGDKNLLIDLKNILYSKKHSAIFLAYFAKSTTAFDTPTTVSNFMGKNDLINIKKAVIFPIIHGIRSFSLREGIKETTTVKRIQLLEQKNILDKKMSAEILEALEIANTIRLRHQLELIQQNQELNNNINANEIGKIERDLLKESLKIANEFKNFVSYVFKLDKIY, encoded by the coding sequence ATGAAAGATTTTTTAGATTTAGCAATATTTATAGACTCTTATGCTGTTGCTGGGGACAAAAATCTTTTAATTGATTTAAAAAATATTCTATACTCAAAAAAACATAGTGCAATATTTTTGGCATATTTTGCAAAATCAACAACGGCATTTGATACCCCAACAACTGTATCAAATTTTATGGGGAAAAATGATTTAATAAATATTAAAAAAGCAGTTATATTCCCAATTATTCACGGAATTAGAAGTTTTTCTTTAAGAGAGGGAATTAAAGAGACAACAACTGTAAAAAGAATTCAACTTTTAGAACAGAAAAATATTTTAGATAAAAAAATGAGCGCAGAGATTCTTGAAGCACTTGAAATAGCAAACACAATAAGATTAAGACATCAACTAGAGCTTATTCAACAAAATCAAGAGTTAAACAACAATATAAATGCAAATGAGATTGGAAAAATAGAGAGAGATTTACTAAAAGAGAGTCTTAAAATTGCAAATGAGTTTAAAAACTTTGT
- a CDS encoding response regulator transcription factor: MKILLLEDELMLNNTITEYLKNIGHMVDSYFDGQDVLDNIENRYDLLILDVNVPTKDGFMILDELNSKKIHIPTIFISAQIDIEDITKAYSLGAREYLKKPFHLEELGIKINLILKKEQRDTSHIKFSENYSYSKDKQTLYFNGEPQNLTKKQLEIIHILALNINMIVDFEQFRIDVWDSENIDNPTIRAEISRLKKSLKEDFIKNIRGLGYKIDRYYSI; the protein is encoded by the coding sequence ATGAAAATACTACTACTTGAAGATGAATTGATGCTAAACAATACAATAACTGAATATCTAAAAAACATAGGTCATATGGTTGATAGCTATTTTGATGGACAAGATGTTTTAGATAATATTGAAAATAGATACGATTTATTAATTCTTGATGTAAATGTTCCTACAAAAGATGGATTTATGATTTTAGATGAGTTAAATAGTAAGAAAATTCATATTCCAACAATTTTCATTTCAGCTCAAATTGATATAGAAGATATTACAAAAGCATATAGTTTAGGAGCTAGAGAGTATCTTAAAAAACCTTTTCATCTTGAAGAGTTAGGAATTAAAATAAACTTAATTTTAAAAAAAGAGCAAAGAGATACAAGCCATATCAAATTTTCAGAGAACTACTCTTACTCAAAAGATAAACAGACTCTTTATTTTAATGGCGAACCACAAAATCTTACAAAAAAACAGTTAGAGATAATCCATATTTTAGCATTAAATATAAATATGATTGTAGATTTTGAACAGTTTAGAATTGATGTTTGGGATAGTGAAAACATTGATAATCCTACAATTAGAGCTGAAATTTCAAGATTAAAAAAGAGTTTAAAAGAGGATTTTATAAAAAATATAAGAGGTTTGGGATATAAAATAGATAGATACTACTCTATTTAA
- a CDS encoding cache domain-containing protein — MLKAKSLYHLIVYSIFFIVLLIAFFTFIIINNAHDELQEKIITLKEDYSNSQKEILKSHIKNSLKFIEFYYEENKNLKSKDEIKKEIIYILNKINLNENSNEYIFIYDFSGVLIDNSTDKSNIGKNFLNFTDSNKKEVVKELIETSKNSDGGFVNYFWTKPEITKERNKISYVISYEPFSWTIGKGVYLDEIDKLIRQKEQEYNKKISNYTLQIVSMTILLILYSIFIYKNATILIVKDVTEIGKYFKEAQEKNEPINQSRFIFGEFKVIANFAFDAISNIKLKTNILEGLNKNLEEKVEEKTKELSELVESQKKFIKNSVHEINTPLSIIRTNIDLLKMKVEDNSYITNIEAGSKIIQYIYDDLSYLIKKDRVIYEKEYLNFSEILENRLTFFEEIVKSNSLYFIKNIEEDVYIKFNSIELQRVIDNNLSNAVKYSFARSPIYIKLFYVDDEEVELSITTSSKKIDYIDKIFEDFYRENQARGGFGLGLKIVKEICDKNLVIIKVLSDTKDTKFIYRFKLNENTTT, encoded by the coding sequence ATGTTAAAAGCGAAATCTCTTTATCATCTAATTGTCTATAGTATTTTTTTTATTGTTTTACTTATTGCATTTTTTACTTTTATTATAATAAATAATGCACACGATGAACTTCAAGAAAAAATTATCACTCTAAAAGAGGATTATTCAAATAGTCAAAAAGAGATTTTAAAAAGTCATATAAAAAACAGTTTAAAATTTATAGAGTTTTACTACGAAGAGAATAAAAATTTAAAATCAAAAGATGAGATTAAAAAAGAGATAATCTATATACTAAATAAAATAAATTTAAATGAGAACTCAAATGAGTATATATTTATTTATGATTTTAGTGGTGTTTTAATAGATAATTCAACAGATAAATCAAATATTGGTAAAAATTTCTTAAATTTTACAGATAGTAATAAAAAAGAGGTAGTCAAAGAGCTAATTGAAACATCTAAAAACAGTGATGGTGGATTTGTAAACTACTTTTGGACAAAACCTGAAATTACCAAAGAGAGAAATAAAATATCTTATGTTATATCTTATGAACCATTTTCTTGGACTATTGGAAAAGGTGTCTATTTAGATGAGATTGATAAGCTAATTAGACAAAAAGAGCAAGAGTACAACAAAAAAATCTCAAACTATACTTTGCAAATTGTTTCTATGACAATTTTACTTATTTTATACTCAATATTTATATATAAAAACGCAACTATTTTAATTGTAAAAGATGTTACTGAAATAGGAAAATATTTTAAAGAGGCTCAGGAGAAAAATGAACCTATAAATCAAAGTAGATTTATATTTGGAGAGTTTAAAGTTATTGCTAATTTTGCATTTGATGCAATAAGCAATATAAAACTAAAAACAAATATTTTAGAAGGCTTAAATAAAAACCTAGAGGAAAAAGTTGAGGAGAAAACAAAAGAGTTATCAGAGCTTGTTGAGAGTCAAAAGAAATTTATAAAAAACTCTGTTCATGAGATAAATACACCTTTATCAATTATTAGAACAAATATAGATCTTCTTAAAATGAAAGTTGAAGATAATAGCTATATTACAAATATTGAAGCTGGAAGTAAAATAATTCAATATATTTATGATGATTTATCATATTTAATTAAAAAAGATAGAGTTATTTATGAGAAAGAGTACCTTAATTTTAGTGAAATTTTAGAGAATAGATTAACTTTTTTTGAAGAGATTGTAAAATCAAATAGCTTATATTTTATAAAAAACATTGAAGAGGATGTTTATATAAAATTTAACTCTATTGAACTTCAAAGAGTAATTGATAATAATTTATCAAATGCGGTTAAATACTCGTTTGCAAGATCTCCAATATATATTAAACTATTTTATGTAGATGATGAAGAGGTTGAACTTTCAATTACAACCTCTTCTAAAAAAATAGATTATATTGATAAAATTTTTGAAGATTTTTATAGAGAGAATCAAGCAAGAGGTGGATTTGGACTTGGCTTAAAAATAGTAAAAGAGATTTGTGATAAGAATTTAGTTATAATCAAAGTTCTATCAGATACAAAAGATACAAAATTTATATATAGGTTTAAACTAAATGAAAATACTACTACTTGA
- a CDS encoding DUF294 nucleotidyltransferase-like domain-containing protein — MSIQDQEVFLSKIHPFEVLSPSQMAKCLEHMDIAYYPKGTILISPNNIPNHFFLIIKGSVFEYNSDNVVVMDYQSEDTFDSNSLIYNKCSNTFKVNEELICYELDKKMFLNLIDANQEFKDFFLKDLVNKLRTLKEKENASQLSSFMIAKVQDTLIHEACIVKKDTKLIDAIEKSMQFKTSTIIVEGENKEYGIITDSLLKVKVLLQGRDLTIPVKDIAIFPLLTINKNDYLFDALTILVKKNIKRVGVVDDNKNMVGVLEQIDILSHFANHTYVIESKINSAKSIENLKEATKDFMDIITSLQAKGVKIHHISNLIGQLNTKLYQKVYSLIVPEDLQNSSCIFVMGSEGRNEQIIKNDQDNALIVKDGIDVEQYRPYMQKITDALIFLGYPPCKGNIMVSNP; from the coding sequence ATGAGTATTCAAGATCAAGAGGTTTTTTTATCAAAAATCCACCCTTTTGAAGTTTTAAGCCCAAGCCAAATGGCAAAATGTCTTGAGCATATGGATATAGCTTATTATCCAAAAGGAACTATTTTAATAAGTCCAAACAATATTCCCAATCACTTTTTTTTAATTATAAAAGGTTCAGTTTTTGAATACAATAGCGATAATGTAGTAGTTATGGATTATCAAAGTGAAGATACTTTTGATTCAAACTCACTTATTTATAATAAATGTTCAAATACTTTTAAAGTAAATGAGGAGCTAATTTGTTATGAATTAGATAAAAAAATGTTTTTAAATTTAATAGATGCAAATCAGGAATTTAAAGATTTCTTCTTAAAAGATTTAGTAAATAAATTAAGAACTTTAAAAGAGAAAGAGAATGCATCTCAACTATCATCTTTTATGATTGCAAAAGTTCAAGATACTCTAATTCACGAGGCTTGTATTGTAAAAAAAGATACAAAACTAATAGATGCCATTGAAAAATCAATGCAGTTTAAAACTTCAACAATTATAGTTGAAGGTGAAAATAAAGAGTATGGAATAATAACTGATTCGCTTTTAAAAGTAAAAGTTTTACTTCAAGGAAGAGATTTAACAATACCTGTAAAAGATATTGCTATCTTTCCACTTTTAACAATTAATAAAAATGATTATCTGTTTGATGCTCTTACAATTTTAGTTAAAAAAAATATAAAAAGAGTTGGTGTTGTTGATGATAATAAAAATATGGTTGGAGTTTTAGAACAAATAGATATATTATCTCACTTTGCAAATCATACTTATGTAATTGAATCAAAAATCAATAGTGCAAAGAGTATTGAAAATTTAAAAGAGGCAACAAAAGATTTTATGGATATTATTACATCTTTACAAGCAAAAGGTGTAAAAATACATCATATCTCTAATTTAATTGGTCAATTAAATACAAAACTATATCAAAAAGTTTACTCACTTATAGTTCCAGAAGATTTACAAAACAGCTCTTGTATTTTTGTAATGGGAAGTGAAGGAAGAAATGAACAGATTATAAAAAATGATCAAGATAATGCTTTAATAGTAAAAGATGGTATTGATGTAGAACAATACAGACCTTATATGCAAAAAATTACTGATGCACTCATTTTCTTAGGGTATCCACCTTGTAAAGGAAATATTATGGTTTCAAATCCATAA
- a CDS encoding VC_2705 family sodium/solute symporter, whose translation MELQSLIYLFVGISFTIYFGIALWTKSTSTKDFYIVKKANNKTISNGLSIAVDFISAATFISFAGIFLYSYSLTNYIIVGIISGFFILIFIIAPKIREKNELSIPSFFDIKYSSLEIKKLSAFIILAISFLYLCAQIKATGIIFSRIFQIEFTLALLFASILTFFYATIFGKKEFSYSYILQYIIILFSFATPIIFLTISLTNSFIPQLAIFSSIQNTENLVVEIQNSFNISLKESSFLTTTFLTISLALGVATLPHILTKFFHTSSVENSKKSAIWATVFIALIYSFLISLPALSYINFSKNISNVEYKSFIKDEFINDKNEQIYGKWLKTWEDTNLVKYSDENSDNLVTLNELKIDPDTIFLLNSEVNNMPNWVIALVISGALAATLSTITGLLLLIKATLVNEFLPNNKKISKLKLNSILAILIVFATLLQINNSYTILQIVLLAFSISAATLFPTIILTIFKNIDKKSIFFALLISFLFVVIYTIVYNFKVEQSNYFLYLIPESIGIVGAFLNFFIAIIASKFIFSKNKKSKEIR comes from the coding sequence ATGGAACTTCAATCTTTAATATATCTTTTTGTAGGAATATCATTTACAATATATTTTGGAATAGCCCTTTGGACAAAATCTACATCTACAAAAGATTTTTATATTGTAAAAAAAGCCAATAATAAAACTATTTCAAATGGTCTTTCTATAGCTGTTGATTTTATAAGTGCAGCTACATTTATCTCTTTTGCTGGTATTTTTTTATACTCTTATTCACTTACAAACTATATTATTGTAGGAATTATTTCAGGATTTTTTATACTCATATTTATCATTGCTCCAAAAATAAGAGAGAAAAATGAACTATCTATTCCATCATTTTTTGATATAAAATATAGTAGTTTAGAGATTAAAAAACTATCTGCTTTTATAATTTTAGCTATATCTTTTTTATATCTTTGCGCTCAAATAAAGGCAACTGGAATAATCTTTTCAAGAATTTTTCAAATAGAGTTTACACTTGCTTTACTTTTTGCATCAATTTTAACTTTTTTTTATGCAACTATATTTGGTAAAAAAGAGTTCTCTTACTCTTATATTCTTCAATATATTATTATTCTTTTCTCTTTTGCAACTCCAATTATATTTTTAACTATATCATTAACAAATAGTTTTATCCCTCAACTTGCAATCTTTTCATCTATACAAAATACAGAAAATTTAGTAGTTGAAATTCAAAATAGTTTTAATATATCTTTAAAAGAGAGTAGCTTTTTAACTACTACTTTTTTAACTATATCTTTAGCTCTTGGAGTTGCTACTTTACCACATATTTTAACAAAATTTTTTCATACAAGTAGTGTTGAAAATAGCAAAAAAAGTGCAATTTGGGCAACTGTTTTTATAGCTTTAATATACTCTTTTTTAATATCATTACCAGCACTTTCATACATAAATTTTTCAAAAAATATCTCAAATGTAGAGTATAAATCTTTTATAAAAGATGAATTTATAAATGATAAAAATGAGCAAATCTATGGTAAGTGGCTTAAAACTTGGGAAGATACAAATTTAGTAAAATATAGTGATGAAAATAGTGACAATCTTGTAACTTTAAATGAGTTAAAAATAGATCCAGATACAATCTTTTTACTAAATAGTGAAGTTAATAATATGCCAAATTGGGTAATTGCTTTAGTAATTTCAGGTGCACTTGCTGCAACTTTATCAACAATTACAGGACTTTTACTATTAATAAAAGCGACTTTAGTAAATGAATTTTTACCAAACAATAAAAAAATATCAAAACTTAAATTAAACTCTATTTTAGCTATTTTAATTGTATTCGCAACTTTATTACAAATAAATAATAGTTACACTATTTTACAAATAGTTCTTTTGGCTTTTAGTATTAGTGCAGCAACTTTGTTTCCAACAATTATTTTAACTATTTTTAAAAATATAGATAAAAAATCAATATTTTTTGCTCTTTTAATATCTTTTTTATTTGTAGTTATTTACACAATTGTCTATAATTTTAAAGTTGAGCAGAGTAATTACTTTTTGTATTTAATACCAGAATCAATTGGAATAGTTGGAGCATTTTTAAACTTTTTTATAGCAATAATTGCATCAAAATTTATATTTTCAAAAAATAAAAAATCTAAGGAGATAAGATGA
- a CDS encoding CinA family protein — MSKKFSKKDMITLQNLLRENHLTITVAESCTGGLVASMITKISGSSDVFNGSIVTYSNKIKNQELGVLKSTLKDFGAVSKEVVSEMLKGVIKKFDASYGIAISGVAGPNGGTKNKPVGMVVIGISDSFGAQKIKIFNFKGSREEIQKKAALTSLKEILKFIKKTLDN; from the coding sequence ATGTCAAAAAAATTCTCTAAAAAAGATATGATAACTCTACAAAATCTACTAAGAGAGAATCATCTTACAATTACAGTAGCAGAGTCTTGTACTGGTGGATTAGTTGCTAGCATGATTACTAAAATTTCTGGTTCAAGTGATGTTTTTAATGGAAGCATTGTTACATACTCAAATAAGATAAAAAATCAAGAACTTGGTGTTTTAAAATCAACATTAAAAGATTTTGGAGCAGTTAGTAAAGAGGTTGTATCTGAAATGCTAAAAGGAGTTATAAAAAAATTTGATGCATCTTATGGTATTGCAATATCAGGGGTTGCAGGACCAAATGGTGGAACAAAAAACAAACCTGTAGGTATGGTAGTAATTGGAATTTCAGATAGTTTTGGAGCTCAAAAAATTAAAATTTTTAACTTCAAAGGTAGTAGAGAAGAGATTCAAAAAAAAGCTGCACTTACTTCTTTAAAAGAAATTTTAAAATTTATTAAAAAAACTCTTGACAATTAA